TCCATCTTATAAAGGAGCAGTAATCATTCCCCTCACTGATCAACTATTTCAGAGGGGAAAAGAATAATTTATCCAAGACTGTCACATAATTTTTCAAGTTCATTGATTGGATCCTTGCTGATCTAACATCCTTCAACTCCAAAGTACATCTGAAAAACATCAGCACACCCCTTTTCATCTAAAAAATGATAGAGCTGCCCCAGATCCATATGATTTCCTCTGGTACCATGTGCATCAAATACTTTTTCTTCAAAAGATgagaattttctttgtttttgcatCTCAGCATGTGACCCATCCAGAGAAATATCCTCTCTATGGCGAATTAAAATTCTCCGCCATGTTAATCTTCTGACTCTGAAAACAATTAGAGAAATATGAATCCATAAAATGTAgcacattttataaaatgttatgAAGCGGATTATGAAAGGAGGAGAATCGACAAATTTCAATTGTGTAGATATCTGGGATACACATTATAGCTCATTAGCCAATcagtcaaacaaacaaatacatacCTGCAAACATTCCTAGAACCAGAGCATTGTTTCTTTACACCCATACCGCACAGAACAGTCAATAAAGTTGGGATTTAAATATAACTACACACCTCCACCTTGTCTGTGCGAGGAATTTTCTTACCCTTTATCTTTAATACTAAATGGGCAGAGCTgaaccaggtctacactacacgaAAATACAAATGATACAAgcaatataaaaaatattaacaaGACTGGTGGTATAGCCTACTCTTGCTACACAGCTGACATAGAGCTGACGGGGGAGGCAAGAAGAAAAGCACTGCATAGTCAAAGAGAAACCCTTGCTGGCTAATTTATGGCCCTGATGGCTATAAGAAATGGCAGAAGGTGGGAGGTGTAAATTAATtgtgataaaatataaaacatatacTTTTCATAGACAAGATGTTGATTTTATCAGTACTACGAGTTACCCACCTTCTGACCAAATGTACAGAACCACAACATAACAAGCACAATATTCTAACCACCAATGTTACTTAAAAGCAAAATATAGTATATAAAAAGCAAACCTTGACCAGAATTCTTCACAAGTACTCTGTGGGCCTTCTACACAAATGACACCTGGTTTCCCAGGCATGCTAAACCCCGACAGAGCGAGCTCCTTAGACCAATCAACAATATTCTTTCTTTTATGCTTGTTGTAGATGTGATGACTATAGATCCATAATCTAGTGAAAATGACATCTTCTGACTGCATAGTCCTCAATGTCGTCACTGAGGAAGATGAAAGCTCCTTATCGATATAAGCAGCTGCATGATCTTTAACCCATTCTCTTGCATTTAATACACAGACCTCACCACTGCAGTTTCTCTTCAAGTATGTTTTTAGATCTGTGTTCAGCTGAATCTGCTGTGATCGGCTTATTGATGGTGAcctaaggaaaaaatattaacgCATCTTGTTAgcatatcttttttaaaaggtaGGGAAATCAGAATGTCTAAAAACTCTATTATGTTGTTAGTTTAGAACTGGTTCAAAAGCATTTTGTTTGGctaaaacatttaatatttccTAAGAAAATCCCATTTTAGCCTTTAAAGGGCTAGCTGCAGATTTTATATATAGCACTATATAGCTGTaaattttaaacaggaaaagccCAGATGAGAATTTATGATGGTCACTGCAGTAGTGTTCTGAGATATACAAtgtaacagaaacaaacaaaaatactaaaACAGAAATAATGCAGGTCAGTGAGTAACAATATTCTGCCAAGCAGAAGGATGAGATTTATTAGACAACCTTTCACTTCTTAAGTTAGAACCAACTGGAAGCATTGTCACGATggactatggcccagatcctcaaaggtatttaggcacctaactcccactgaaatatcTTTGGGAATCTGAGCCTATGTTCCTTACTTGGACACTGGTCCTGTAAAATGATCAACGCTGGAAGACCATCACTGTGCCCACATGGAGCCACAATAATTTCACTGTACTGGGAGCTAGCACTCCTatgttctattctcagctctgtcacTCACCTGCTGCATGACCCTGAGCAAGCCACTTCACCACTTTGcatctctgtttcccttcccaccctttgtctgtcttgtttatttagactgtgtGTTCTTTGGGGCTGTCTCTTGCTATTATTTATTGATCTAGTAAATTTTAGCTTTTAGTTCCCTGTCTAGAAATATGCAGTACCTGACAGTAATTTCTGGTAGAACAGCTGGGTAGTTAAGTGGTAAAGCACAGGATAAAGAAAGCATTacctaaacaaaaagaaaagaaaaaaaaaagggcattaAAATTTgatctgaaatgtttttttttttctttctttcaaaaatatGGCTACATTACCATAGTGGCATCAGCAACCTCTTGTTTTACATTCAGTATAAACTGAACTTTTGAAGATGGGATCTCTGACGTCTTATTATCAATATAATGTTTTAGTTCTGCTACAGCCAGCTGGTCAGTCACAATAAACTCATCTTCATCAGGAAACATACTAGAAAGTAGGTCTAACTCAGAAAGTTGTACTTCAGCTTCTTCCAAATTAGTCATTTTGGCCATGTTTTAGCTGTTTCCTAAATAaagaaattaggaaaaaaatgaaaagacaatTCTAATAGATACAAGCACAAGTTTAAGGTCCAATCATGCAACTGTTATGTGAGTAATATTAATTGATATAAGTAATCCcaccaaaatcaatgggattgctcaTAAGAGCTGATCAgctaagggtttgcaggatgggggccaATATAGAAATGGTGgctgaaatcttggccctatttAAATAAATCGGAACACTTATgacatcccattgatttcaatagggccaggatttcaccctctgttttCACTCAAATGTCTTTGGATTACACAGTGTGGTATGTTTTGAATTTCATCATTTGTGTTGTTTTGGTATTTGCAGTGCTGGATAAGGCTATGCTTAGGGGTCTGTCCTTCCAACAATATGTGGGAAAATTAGGCATATAGTGCCACTTTAAGCATCAAAGTGCAGAAAAGTGGTCAGAAAAGTGATTGTAGAAATGGTAAATTATTGCTCAttggatctagggtgaccagacgtcccgattttatcgggactgtcctgatatttgcttgtttgtccaatgttaggtcgggacactggacaaacaagcaaaggctcTGGAGCCCGGAAGGGCTCGcgccccccccgccacctccTTTCCCCATTGGCTCCCTTCCCAAATCCCCATCTCTTCCCGAAgcacgccattcctcctccctccacaagcgctggagagAGGCCCCAGAATCGCATGGGGAGCGTGGGGCCGGggtgagagtccagcctggccccgagcgcaggcaggacttagttgggcggtacctggagggagagtaagggggcggcccgtggggccaggcggcggctgttctccccacctgggcagcgggactcgggagcagccgctgctgcagctcccactgccgcggggggaagaagcggccgatggccaagctcggcggctgcggctctggcacccgggcccgaaccccccaagcccgggcctgctgcggggacctagCAGTGCGCacactgcgcccagcccctggccagtcgcatctgggctggctgcccagccgGTGCAATCCCGCGgtggccccggggcggaggcatcggcagcccagccccgttcgttcccctgcgggacccgagcaggacggggggctggggcctgctgcccccactccggggctgcctgcgggattgcaccagctgggcagccagcccagatgcgactggccaggcACTGAGCGCAGCATGCGCACTGCTGGGTCCTCGCAACAGGCCCGGGGGGTTCGGGcctgggcgccagagccgcagccgccgagcaccatggccgcttcctccggcCGCAGCAGGAgttgcagcagcggctgctcccaagtcccgctgcccaggtggggagaacagccgccgcctggccccgcgggccgcccccctactctccctccaggtaccgcccgactgagtcctgcctgtgctcggggccaggccggactctcactcaccccggcccagCGCTCCCCCTGCATCTCAGGGGCATCCCTCTAGCACTtgcagagggagaaggaagggggtatgtgtgtttttttgctctgctgccatttttttttgctccgccccccgcGTCCTGATATTTGACCAGGGTGATCTGGGCACCCTAATTGGATCTGCTCACTGTACATTCAAAGACATATTTACTGTACTGACAAAATCTACAAGATTCTGCtattagccctgcagagccaatatAGACATGGGAGAGCGTGATGAATTTTA
The DNA window shown above is from Trachemys scripta elegans isolate TJP31775 chromosome 1, CAS_Tse_1.0, whole genome shotgun sequence and carries:
- the RWDD2B gene encoding RWD domain-containing protein 2B — protein: MAKMTNLEEAEVQLSELDLLSSMFPDEDEFIVTDQLAVAELKHYIDNKTSEIPSSKVQFILNVKQEVADATMVMLSLSCALPLNYPAVLPEITVRSPSISRSQQIQLNTDLKTYLKRNCSGEVCVLNAREWVKDHAAAYIDKELSSSSVTTLRTMQSEDVIFTRLWIYSHHIYNKHKRKNIVDWSKELALSGFSMPGKPGVICVEGPQSTCEEFWSRVRRLTWRRILIRHREDISLDGSHAEMQKQRKFSSFEEKVFDAHGTRGNHMDLGQLYHFLDEKGCADVFQMYFGVEGC